A genomic window from Alkalihalobacillus sp. AL-G includes:
- a CDS encoding CapA family protein, giving the protein MKKVTVISLLVVSFILFFMLFLSIGLSGTILNNSNDTEPQAKTEQPTPDPPQEPPPVQPPPAEKTTTVELMAIGDILIHDTVYNTALTDSNQYDFTPMFENVKPYLQSADITMANQETMIGGTEIGVSTYPTFNSPYEVGDALKSVGVDIVTIANNHTLDRGEKAIINAIDHWDTIDMKYTGAYRSSEDRSTIRVIEKNDIVFSFLSYTYGTNGIPVPDGKPYLVNLIELDIIKSDIKKANEKSDVVVVSLHFGDEYERLPNDEQKLVANEVALAGADIIIGHHPHVLQPPAWIDRADGSRTFVAYSLGNFLSGQRWDYKDIGGIMQIEIEKHVKGEFETITLKNPSFLPTWVDRDFIVHPLVNLPDKQSMYTEIKTHMSKWIPDIHYIDDQKQR; this is encoded by the coding sequence ATGAAAAAGGTCACAGTTATCTCATTGTTAGTTGTGTCATTTATCCTTTTTTTCATGTTATTCTTAAGCATTGGTTTATCCGGAACGATACTAAATAATTCGAATGACACCGAACCTCAAGCAAAAACTGAGCAACCAACGCCTGATCCACCCCAAGAACCGCCACCTGTTCAACCACCACCTGCTGAAAAAACAACCACTGTTGAGCTTATGGCGATTGGTGATATTTTAATCCACGACACTGTATACAATACCGCTTTGACTGATTCCAATCAATATGATTTTACACCGATGTTCGAAAATGTAAAACCTTATCTTCAATCCGCTGATATTACGATGGCAAACCAAGAAACGATGATTGGCGGAACGGAAATCGGAGTATCCACGTACCCTACCTTCAACAGCCCGTATGAAGTCGGGGATGCTTTAAAAAGTGTTGGTGTTGACATTGTAACGATTGCCAACAACCATACACTAGATCGAGGTGAAAAAGCTATCATCAACGCAATTGATCATTGGGATACGATTGATATGAAGTACACGGGCGCATATCGCTCATCCGAAGACCGTTCAACTATTCGTGTGATCGAGAAGAATGACATTGTGTTTTCATTCCTCAGCTATACCTATGGAACAAATGGAATTCCTGTCCCTGACGGAAAGCCTTATCTTGTTAACCTGATTGAACTTGATATCATAAAATCCGATATCAAAAAGGCTAATGAAAAATCAGATGTCGTTGTCGTAAGTCTGCACTTCGGTGATGAATACGAGCGATTACCGAATGATGAACAAAAACTTGTCGCTAATGAAGTTGCATTAGCAGGAGCAGACATCATCATTGGACACCATCCACACGTGTTGCAGCCACCCGCATGGATTGATCGCGCTGATGGAAGCCGTACATTCGTTGCCTACTCTCTCGGAAATTTTTTATCGGGACAGCGCTGGGATTATAAAGATATCGGCGGCATTATGCAAATTGAGATCGAAAAACATGTAAAAGGTGAATTCGAAACGATTACCTTGAAGAATCCATCGTTTTTACCAACATGGGTTGATCGTGATTTTATTGTCCATCCGCTCGTGAACCTACCTGACAAACAAAGTATGTACACAGAAATCAAAACTCACATGAGCAAATGGATTCCAGATATACACTACATTGATGATCAAAAGCAACGTTAA
- a CDS encoding DUF378 domain-containing protein, giving the protein MSGLQRTALALTIIGAINWGLIGFFQFDLVAAVFGGQDSALSRIVYGLVGLAGLYSLTLLFKPSEEYERETRTEIT; this is encoded by the coding sequence ATGAGTGGTTTACAACGTACTGCATTGGCATTGACGATTATCGGCGCGATAAACTGGGGACTTATTGGGTTTTTTCAATTTGATTTAGTAGCAGCAGTTTTCGGAGGACAGGATTCGGCACTGTCAAGAATCGTGTACGGCCTTGTAGGTCTCGCCGGACTCTACAGTCTGACACTGCTATTTAAACCATCCGAAGAATATGAACGTGAAACGCGGACAGAAATAACCTGA
- a CDS encoding MFS transporter, whose translation MELKQLKTNRYTPSHAEFWRVTIALMAASILIFSALYAFQPLLPVFVKVFNISVTVSSLLVSSSVVTMIIGLFVLGFLADRYGRVAIMRVSLVMTVVPLIAIPLTDSFEWIIALRLIQGFFIAGIPAAAMGYLAEEVDPKHLGLAMTLYISSNALGGMGGRVFSGYLTDLLSWQTTFFALAGFGVFATLLFIFLLPKERFFRKVGQSIRTDIRGMFVHFKNPTLISLFMMGLLLQIVFTAIWTYLPFYLHEEEPFDWPLRWISFTYFAYALGVIAPPLAGKLSNQLGLPAMMLSGLSILAIGTWLTAVPSIPYMLIGLGLICTGFFIAHSMAAALVSKTATHHRSGASSFYLINYYVGVAIGSTAVGRLWDHYSWIGVISTSFLLILVVFFLPIFKKLEN comes from the coding sequence ATGGAATTGAAACAACTTAAGACCAATCGATATACCCCGTCACATGCGGAGTTTTGGCGGGTTACAATCGCTTTGATGGCTGCATCAATATTAATCTTTTCTGCTCTTTATGCTTTTCAACCACTCTTACCTGTCTTTGTAAAAGTATTTAATATATCGGTTACGGTTTCCAGCTTGCTTGTGTCTTCTTCGGTCGTAACGATGATCATCGGTCTTTTTGTACTCGGTTTTTTAGCCGATCGATATGGCCGAGTTGCAATCATGCGTGTATCCCTTGTGATGACGGTGGTTCCGTTAATAGCGATTCCACTAACCGATTCATTCGAATGGATCATTGCTTTGCGGCTTATTCAAGGGTTTTTCATTGCCGGTATTCCAGCAGCAGCAATGGGATATTTAGCCGAGGAAGTTGACCCGAAACATCTTGGACTTGCGATGACACTATACATATCAAGTAATGCGTTAGGGGGAATGGGCGGACGAGTCTTCTCAGGCTACTTAACCGACCTATTGAGCTGGCAAACAACGTTTTTCGCATTAGCAGGCTTTGGAGTATTCGCAACCCTGCTATTTATCTTTTTACTGCCGAAAGAACGTTTCTTCCGAAAGGTGGGACAATCAATTCGTACCGACATCAGGGGAATGTTCGTCCATTTTAAAAATCCGACACTGATTTCACTGTTTATGATGGGACTGCTATTACAGATTGTTTTTACCGCAATCTGGACGTACTTGCCGTTTTATCTTCATGAAGAAGAGCCGTTTGATTGGCCATTAAGATGGATATCATTTACTTATTTTGCTTATGCGCTCGGTGTCATCGCACCACCTCTTGCCGGTAAACTTTCAAATCAACTCGGCCTTCCAGCAATGATGTTGTCCGGGTTGTCAATACTTGCAATTGGCACATGGCTAACCGCCGTCCCATCGATTCCTTATATGTTAATCGGACTGGGACTGATCTGTACCGGATTCTTTATTGCCCATTCGATGGCTGCTGCACTAGTCAGCAAAACAGCAACCCATCACCGTAGCGGCGCATCAAGCTTTTATTTGATCAATTATTATGTCGGCGTGGCGATCGGAAGTACTGCTGTCGGTAGGCTATGGGATCATTATTCCTGGATCGGCGTCATTAGTACGAGCTTTTTATTGATTCTCGTCGTCTTTTTCCTACCTATTTTTAAAAAGCTTGAAAATTAG
- the yugI gene encoding S1 domain-containing post-transcriptional regulator GSP13 has product MKYEVGSTVEGKVTGIKPFGAFVALDDQHQGLVHISEVSHDYVKDINDHLSVGDSVEVKIMNVDQDSGKISLSIRKTQATPEPKQQPRPRRKRPAQNDNAQGFNTLEDKLKLWLKESNERQAQINKRLKK; this is encoded by the coding sequence ATGAAATACGAAGTTGGAAGCACAGTTGAGGGGAAGGTTACCGGGATCAAACCGTTCGGTGCGTTTGTTGCCCTGGATGACCAGCATCAAGGACTTGTTCATATTTCTGAGGTTTCTCACGATTACGTGAAAGATATAAATGATCACCTATCTGTGGGAGATTCAGTTGAAGTCAAGATTATGAACGTAGATCAAGATAGCGGAAAGATTTCCCTGTCTATCCGCAAAACACAAGCTACCCCTGAACCAAAACAACAACCGCGTCCTCGTCGTAAGCGTCCAGCTCAAAACGATAACGCACAAGGGTTCAATACGCTTGAAGATAAGCTAAAGCTTTGGTTAAAAGAATCCAACGAGCGCCAAGCACAAATTAACAAGCGCTTGAAGAAATAA
- the asnB gene encoding asparagine synthase (glutamine-hydrolyzing) — translation MCGFIGYMTDSENPIEQQEVDLLREMTNLITHRGPDDEGHFYDEFIRFGFRRLSIIDLEGGHQPLSYENERYWIIFNGEIYNYVELRETLIEAGYEFETHCDTEVILANYAKKGAESVKDLRGMFGFLIWDKEEKLLFGARDPFGIKPFFYLEEEGTLYCASEKKSILQIREKDEVDPESLHHYLTYQFVPEPRTMSEGIRKLSPGHYFIKRPGENMSIQSFWKPSFIAKVGPMDRTVEEIRTVLRDSVKVHMRSDVPVGSFLSGGIDSSAIVALAREFNPAIKTFTVGFEREGFSEIDVAVSTAAALNVENIHYIVHPEEFINELPKIVWHMDDPVADPAAVPLYFVAREASKHVTVVLSGEGADELFGGYTIYNEPNSLKGYQNLPFGLRKWLKQLSTIMPEGMKGKSFIERGSMTMEERYIGNAKMFTEDEKQSLLTDYHAEWNYMNVTKPLYENATDYEDVHKMQYVDMHTWLRGDILVKADKMTMANSLELRVPFLDKEVFRVASQIAPCSTVTNGTTKYALREAMKGIVPDSVLHRRKLGFPVPIRHWLKNEIYDWARSLIRQSPTDCYIDKTIILQMLEDHRNGKRDYSRKIWTVLVFMIWHQIYVEKIYDFQEVFRQSDASIKQAVTN, via the coding sequence ATGTGTGGATTTATCGGTTATATGACTGATTCAGAAAATCCAATCGAACAACAAGAAGTTGATCTACTTAGAGAGATGACGAACCTAATCACACATAGAGGCCCTGATGATGAGGGTCATTTTTATGATGAGTTTATTCGGTTCGGTTTTCGCCGACTAAGTATCATTGACTTAGAAGGTGGACATCAACCGCTTTCATATGAAAACGAACGATACTGGATCATCTTTAACGGTGAAATATATAATTACGTCGAACTTCGCGAGACGTTAATCGAGGCTGGTTATGAATTTGAAACCCACTGTGACACGGAAGTCATTCTTGCGAATTATGCGAAAAAGGGTGCCGAATCGGTAAAGGATCTCCGTGGAATGTTCGGTTTTCTGATCTGGGATAAGGAAGAAAAACTACTCTTCGGTGCTCGCGATCCATTTGGAATCAAGCCTTTCTTTTATTTAGAGGAAGAAGGGACACTATACTGTGCATCCGAAAAGAAAAGCATTCTGCAAATTCGTGAAAAGGATGAGGTCGATCCTGAATCGCTTCATCACTATTTAACGTATCAATTTGTTCCTGAGCCGAGAACGATGTCAGAGGGAATTCGCAAATTATCACCAGGTCATTATTTCATAAAACGGCCAGGCGAGAATATGTCGATCCAATCGTTCTGGAAACCTTCATTCATAGCAAAAGTAGGACCGATGGATAGGACGGTAGAAGAAATTCGAACCGTACTGCGGGACTCTGTAAAAGTACATATGCGCAGCGACGTTCCTGTCGGAAGCTTTCTTTCTGGCGGAATTGATTCAAGTGCGATTGTGGCGCTTGCTAGAGAATTTAATCCAGCAATCAAGACTTTTACAGTCGGCTTTGAGCGGGAAGGATTCAGTGAAATCGATGTAGCAGTATCTACGGCAGCAGCATTGAACGTTGAAAATATTCATTATATCGTTCACCCAGAAGAATTCATCAACGAGCTCCCGAAAATCGTTTGGCATATGGATGATCCAGTGGCAGACCCGGCAGCGGTCCCGTTGTATTTTGTTGCTCGCGAGGCAAGTAAACATGTAACTGTTGTCCTCTCTGGAGAAGGGGCAGATGAATTGTTCGGTGGATACACAATCTATAATGAACCCAACTCACTGAAGGGATACCAAAATTTACCGTTTGGACTTCGCAAATGGTTAAAGCAGCTTTCTACCATTATGCCAGAGGGAATGAAAGGAAAGAGCTTTATCGAGCGCGGCAGTATGACAATGGAAGAACGATACATCGGGAATGCCAAAATGTTTACAGAGGATGAAAAACAATCCCTGTTAACCGATTATCATGCAGAGTGGAACTATATGAATGTGACAAAACCACTTTATGAAAACGCAACAGATTATGAAGACGTCCACAAGATGCAATATGTTGATATGCATACTTGGTTGCGCGGTGATATTTTAGTGAAAGCCGATAAAATGACGATGGCCAACTCTTTAGAGCTTCGTGTACCATTCCTAGATAAAGAAGTTTTCCGTGTTGCATCGCAAATCGCTCCATGTAGCACCGTTACAAATGGAACGACGAAATATGCTTTACGTGAAGCGATGAAAGGTATCGTCCCAGACTCTGTACTGCATCGGCGTAAGCTTGGATTTCCTGTACCGATCAGACACTGGCTGAAAAATGAGATTTACGATTGGGCGAGATCATTAATTCGACAAAGTCCGACTGATTGTTATATAGATAAAACAATTATTCTGCAAATGCTTGAAGATCATCGGAATGGAAAACGAGATTACAGCCGAAAAATTTGGACTGTACTTGTGTTCATGATCTGGCATCAGATTTATGTGGAAAAGATTTATGATTTTCAGGAAGTTTTTCGTCAATCTGATGCATCCATCAAGCAAGCCGTTACAAACTGA
- a CDS encoding alpha/beta fold hydrolase, with amino-acid sequence MELNATMSPETQINPSNRIRVQNVDLYYEEYGQPRNDTPTLIMIHGFLSSCFSFRRLIPLLREQYHIIAVDLPGFGQSEKSRTFYYSLKNYGQLIVDFLDALQIRNTVLIGHSMGGQVAMHAGRIAPDRFEKFILLGCSGYIKRPSPFIVRCSYLPFFVLVLKRWIEKKGVHENLLLVVHNPELINDELIEGYRKPFDDKETFHALVRLLRHREGDMLPEELHEVGQQVLLLWGKHDRVIPLPVGERMVKDLPNAKLRIYENAGHLLPEEVPEEISEEIGSFITNGGAIGKGLTI; translated from the coding sequence ATGGAACTAAACGCTACAATGTCACCTGAAACACAAATCAATCCATCTAATCGAATACGGGTACAAAATGTCGACCTCTATTATGAAGAGTATGGGCAGCCAAGAAATGACACACCTACACTCATTATGATTCATGGCTTTTTAAGCTCGTGCTTCAGTTTTCGCAGGCTTATTCCGTTATTGCGAGAACAGTATCATATCATTGCAGTCGATCTTCCAGGCTTCGGTCAAAGCGAAAAATCACGGACCTTTTACTATTCATTAAAAAATTACGGTCAATTAATTGTCGATTTTCTGGATGCTTTGCAAATCCGGAATACGGTCCTGATCGGTCATTCAATGGGTGGGCAAGTCGCAATGCATGCTGGACGAATAGCACCGGACCGGTTTGAAAAGTTCATTTTACTCGGTTGCTCGGGTTACATTAAACGTCCAAGTCCATTTATCGTCCGTTGTTCGTACCTTCCGTTCTTTGTTCTCGTTTTAAAAAGATGGATCGAAAAGAAAGGGGTTCATGAAAACCTGTTGTTGGTCGTTCACAACCCCGAACTGATCAATGACGAGTTAATTGAAGGCTATCGAAAACCGTTTGATGATAAGGAAACGTTTCATGCGTTGGTTCGATTATTACGACACCGAGAAGGAGATATGCTGCCTGAAGAACTCCATGAAGTGGGTCAGCAGGTCCTGCTATTATGGGGAAAACATGACCGCGTCATTCCATTGCCTGTTGGAGAACGGATGGTAAAGGATCTTCCAAATGCCAAGCTGAGGATTTATGAAAATGCAGGTCACTTGTTACCAGAGGAAGTACCTGAAGAGATTAGCGAAGAAATCGGTTCGTTCATTACAAATGGAGGGGCAATAGGAAAGGGGTTGACCATATAA
- a CDS encoding Na+/H+ antiporter family protein — protein MNAVVIAVLAMLVLSLMRIQVVLALAIGALIGGLSGGLGFDKTIAAFTEGLGGSATIALSYALLGAFALGLSKTGLPELLVSSALKLTGKNGESKKKSMSKVFLLFIIITISVFSQNLIPIHIAFIPILIPPLLLIFNELTVDRRALASAITFGLTAPYILLPVGFGLIFHQILQEEMSKSGLTVDLAMIPKAMLLPVAGMVIGLLIALFVSYRKSRRYENRELTKDENTNSERPTYTKRSLTFAVGAILATVTVQIVTESMIMGALSGIIILFMSGSFTIKESDVIFTDGMKMMAFIGFVMITAAGFAEVMRRTGDVEALVEVTSSLFAGNQVIAALMMLLVGLLVTMGIGSSFATIPIIATIFVPLAQELGFSPLSTVAIVGTAAALGDAGSPASDSTLGPTAGLNVDGQHNHIWDTCVPTFLHYNIPLLIFGWIAAIIF, from the coding sequence ATGAATGCAGTTGTTATTGCGGTTTTAGCCATGCTCGTTTTGAGCTTAATGAGAATACAGGTCGTACTCGCTCTCGCTATTGGTGCACTGATCGGTGGACTTAGCGGCGGTCTTGGGTTCGACAAAACGATTGCTGCTTTTACAGAAGGACTTGGGGGAAGTGCAACGATTGCTTTAAGTTATGCGCTTCTCGGTGCATTTGCACTTGGACTATCTAAGACAGGCTTGCCAGAATTACTCGTGTCGAGCGCACTTAAGCTAACAGGAAAAAATGGAGAGTCGAAAAAGAAGTCGATGTCGAAGGTCTTCTTATTATTTATCATCATTACGATTTCGGTGTTTTCACAAAATTTAATCCCGATTCACATTGCTTTCATTCCGATTTTGATTCCGCCTCTTCTATTGATCTTCAACGAGCTGACGGTTGATCGGCGTGCTCTTGCCTCTGCCATTACGTTTGGGTTAACAGCACCTTATATTCTACTTCCGGTTGGGTTCGGGTTGATCTTCCATCAAATTTTACAAGAAGAGATGTCGAAAAGCGGGTTGACGGTAGATCTAGCTATGATCCCAAAAGCAATGCTATTACCTGTTGCAGGAATGGTGATTGGTCTGCTTATCGCATTGTTCGTTTCGTACCGGAAATCCCGTCGCTACGAAAATAGAGAGCTGACAAAGGATGAAAACACAAATTCGGAACGGCCGACCTACACGAAGCGGTCGCTTACTTTTGCAGTAGGTGCGATCCTTGCAACCGTGACGGTCCAAATCGTGACTGAGTCTATGATCATGGGTGCTCTATCCGGAATCATTATTTTATTCATGAGTGGATCCTTTACGATAAAAGAGTCCGATGTCATCTTCACCGATGGAATGAAAATGATGGCCTTCATCGGTTTTGTGATGATTACGGCTGCTGGTTTTGCTGAGGTGATGCGAAGGACAGGAGATGTTGAAGCACTTGTCGAAGTGACATCAAGCCTTTTTGCAGGGAATCAGGTTATCGCGGCATTAATGATGCTGCTCGTGGGACTACTCGTGACAATGGGAATCGGTTCCTCGTTTGCGACGATCCCGATTATTGCAACGATCTTTGTCCCGCTCGCTCAAGAATTGGGATTCAGCCCGCTTTCAACGGTGGCGATTGTTGGAACTGCGGCGGCACTTGGGGATGCAGGTTCCCCAGCATCAGACAGTACGCTTGGACCGACAGCAGGACTGAACGTAGATGGACAGCACAATCACATTTGGGATACGTGTGTACCAACGTTTTTACACTATAATATCCCACTCCTTATTTTCGGATGGATTGCTGCCATCATCTTTTAA
- a CDS encoding iron-containing alcohol dehydrogenase produces MESFEFRNPTKLIFGEGKIEALATEVQHYGRNVLVVYGGGSIKRNGIYDQVMEQLSSIGAEVTELSGVEPNPRLTTVKRGIDLVKEKDIDFLLAVGGGSVIDCTKAIAAGAKYDGDVWDLITKKAKVKATLPFGTVLTLAATGSEMNSGSVITNWETNEKYGWGSPLNFPKFSILDPKNTFTVPENQTVYGAVDMMSHVLESYFHPATNTPVQERMGEAILLSVIDTAPNVLDDLENYEYRETLLYSGTMALNGVLQMGARGDWATHNIEHAVSAIYDIPHAGGLAIIFPNWMKYNIDTAERKLKQLAVRVFGVDPSGKSDRDLALTAIERFQEFWTSLGAPTRLADYDIDDSKLDLIADRAMARGEFGNFRTLQKNDVLEILRMSL; encoded by the coding sequence ATGGAATCATTTGAGTTTCGAAATCCGACGAAATTGATATTCGGAGAAGGTAAAATCGAGGCACTCGCTACAGAAGTACAGCACTATGGAAGGAATGTTCTCGTTGTGTATGGCGGCGGAAGCATCAAGCGGAATGGCATATACGATCAAGTGATGGAACAATTAAGCTCGATTGGGGCTGAGGTTACAGAACTGTCTGGAGTTGAACCGAATCCGAGATTGACTACTGTAAAAAGGGGGATCGACCTCGTAAAAGAGAAAGATATCGACTTTCTACTTGCTGTAGGTGGCGGAAGTGTTATCGATTGTACGAAAGCAATTGCAGCAGGCGCAAAGTATGATGGAGATGTTTGGGACCTGATTACAAAAAAAGCGAAGGTCAAGGCTACCCTTCCATTCGGGACCGTATTGACATTGGCTGCGACTGGGTCTGAAATGAACTCTGGTTCGGTCATCACAAACTGGGAAACGAATGAAAAGTATGGATGGGGCAGCCCGCTTAATTTTCCTAAGTTCTCGATATTAGATCCGAAAAACACGTTTACAGTCCCTGAAAATCAAACGGTATATGGAGCGGTCGACATGATGTCACATGTGCTCGAATCGTATTTCCATCCTGCAACGAATACGCCAGTACAGGAACGGATGGGTGAAGCAATTCTCTTATCGGTAATAGATACGGCACCAAACGTTTTAGATGACCTCGAAAATTACGAGTATCGAGAAACACTTCTTTATAGTGGAACGATGGCGTTGAATGGCGTGTTACAAATGGGTGCTCGAGGAGACTGGGCAACACACAATATTGAACATGCTGTTTCAGCGATCTATGATATCCCGCATGCTGGCGGCCTTGCGATAATATTCCCGAACTGGATGAAATACAACATCGATACAGCAGAACGAAAGCTGAAGCAACTCGCAGTTCGCGTGTTTGGCGTCGATCCATCTGGTAAAAGCGATCGTGATCTAGCATTAACAGCAATCGAGCGTTTTCAGGAATTTTGGACTTCACTTGGAGCACCAACCCGTCTCGCGGATTATGACATCGATGATTCGAAGCTTGACTTGATTGCAGATCGTGCAATGGCTCGTGGTGAATTCGGCAACTTCCGTACCTTGCAAAAGAATGATGTACTTGAAATCTTGCGGATGTCCCTTTAA
- a CDS encoding aspartate ammonia-lyase, whose product MDNYRIARDTLGEVKVPANAYYGAQTQRAVENFPISGLRLPHSFIRAQAIIKHSAAIANRDIGELEEKKANAIIHAAEEVMNGRFDDEFVVDAYQAGAGTSQNMNANEVIASRACELLGGERGDWTIVHPNDDVNMAQSTNDTIHVAINIAVAEELNRVFYPAITKTIEALETKADEFHPFIKSGRTHLQDAVPMRLGQAFEGYAQSLRNAYDSAKEAEPFLYEIGLGGNAVGTGINAHKEYSGRAIRAVADTTGLPFKQPKNRFSFMQNTGASIRVSHALKEVAIHLIKVSSDFRLLSSGPRTGIAELTLPAVQPGSSIMPGKVNPVIPENLYMICSQVIGNDTCVTTAGIGSQLEINPMMPIIGYNVLQSITILSNGMDTFTDRCVKGIQANEERMNELMEKSLALATALNPKIGYENAAEIAKESFRTGKTVRELAIEKGVVSEEEAADLLDPEKLV is encoded by the coding sequence ATGGACAACTATCGAATTGCGAGAGATACCCTTGGGGAAGTAAAAGTACCAGCAAACGCATATTACGGTGCACAAACGCAACGTGCCGTAGAAAATTTTCCGATCAGCGGCTTACGTTTGCCCCACTCATTCATCCGTGCTCAAGCGATCATTAAACACTCTGCTGCCATTGCCAATCGAGATATAGGAGAACTTGAGGAAAAGAAAGCAAATGCAATCATCCATGCAGCTGAAGAAGTTATGAATGGTCGCTTTGACGATGAATTCGTAGTCGACGCGTATCAGGCTGGAGCGGGTACGTCTCAAAACATGAATGCGAACGAAGTTATTGCATCTCGAGCGTGTGAACTACTCGGAGGTGAACGTGGAGACTGGACAATCGTTCATCCGAATGACGATGTCAACATGGCACAATCGACGAATGACACCATTCATGTGGCGATTAATATCGCGGTTGCAGAAGAATTGAACCGTGTTTTTTATCCTGCGATCACGAAAACGATTGAAGCACTTGAAACGAAGGCCGATGAGTTCCATCCTTTTATAAAATCAGGACGAACCCACCTTCAAGATGCAGTACCGATGCGGTTGGGTCAAGCTTTTGAAGGATATGCTCAAAGCTTACGGAACGCCTACGATAGTGCAAAGGAAGCGGAGCCGTTTTTATATGAAATTGGTCTTGGCGGAAATGCCGTTGGAACGGGAATCAATGCGCATAAGGAATACAGTGGCCGAGCGATTCGTGCAGTAGCAGATACGACAGGGCTCCCATTCAAACAGCCTAAAAACCGATTTAGCTTCATGCAGAATACGGGTGCGTCCATTCGTGTCAGTCATGCACTAAAGGAAGTGGCGATTCACTTGATCAAAGTTTCAAGTGATTTCCGCCTCTTAAGCTCTGGACCAAGAACAGGCATTGCTGAACTGACATTACCAGCCGTCCAGCCTGGATCATCGATTATGCCAGGAAAGGTGAACCCCGTCATTCCGGAAAATCTCTATATGATCTGTTCACAGGTGATTGGAAATGATACATGCGTAACAACCGCTGGAATTGGAAGTCAGTTGGAGATCAATCCGATGATGCCGATCATTGGTTACAATGTCCTGCAGTCGATCACGATACTTTCTAATGGTATGGACACGTTCACAGATAGATGTGTGAAAGGAATTCAGGCCAATGAAGAGCGGATGAACGAGCTTATGGAAAAAAGCCTCGCACTAGCGACGGCGTTAAATCCCAAAATCGGCTATGAGAATGCGGCCGAGATTGCGAAAGAGAGCTTTCGCACTGGAAAGACAGTCAGAGAGCTTGCAATCGAAAAAGGAGTTGTTTCGGAAGAGGAAGCCGCAGATTTACTCGATCCTGAAAAACTTGTGTAG